A single Thermoanaerobacterium sp. RBIITD DNA region contains:
- the spoVG gene encoding septation regulator SpoVG, whose translation MEITDVRVRKINEEGKMRAVVSVTFDNEFVVHDIKVIEGQNGLFIAMPSRKTPEGEFKDIAHPINSETRAKIQDAILNEYEKAKEQDKPQDQE comes from the coding sequence ATGGAAATTACAGACGTCAGGGTGAGAAAGATAAACGAGGAAGGCAAAATGAGAGCTGTGGTTTCTGTAACCTTCGATAATGAATTTGTTGTTCATGATATTAAGGTTATTGAGGGACAGAATGGCTTGTTTATTGCAATGCCAAGTCGTAAAACTCCCGAAGGAGAGTTTAAAGATATTGCACACCCGATAAATTCTGAGACAAGGGCGAAAATACAGGACGCAATACTTAATGAATACGAGAAAGCGAAAGAACAGGACAAGCCACAGGATCAGGAATAA
- the glmU gene encoding bifunctional UDP-N-acetylglucosamine diphosphorylase/glucosamine-1-phosphate N-acetyltransferase GlmU, with protein sequence MKKLYTLILAAGLGKRMKSRHPKVAHKVCGRPMVEWVVRSAKAAGSDDVIVVVGHGADEVKSILSDDVKFAYQEKQLGTGHAVMMAKDMLPDEGDIMILTGDTPLITSGTLKEFYDFHLNEGNSITILSSIFDDPQGYGRIVRGSDGGVLKIVEDKDADEKIKGIHEINSAMYIFKLDYLKKSLEHINNNNAQSEYYLTDAIEIVKNMGGKIGAYKVHSEEIMGVNSRVQLAEAEKVMRKRINERHMLEGVTIIDPDNTYIGPDVNIGIDTIIYPGTIIEGNSTIGKDCEIGPNSRIIDSEIGNGCKIIFSMITESKLCNNIKLGPFAQIRPDSVIHDNAKLGNFIEIKKSIIGEGTKVPHLTYIGDAEVGKRVNMGCGSIVVNYDGKRKHKTTIGDDVFVGCNVNLVSPVKVNNNAFIAAGSTITDEVPDGALAIARCRQTNKEGWVEGRRKKGGL encoded by the coding sequence ATGAAGAAATTATATACACTCATACTTGCAGCCGGTCTTGGCAAGAGAATGAAGTCAAGACATCCTAAGGTTGCACATAAGGTTTGTGGTAGACCAATGGTAGAATGGGTTGTTAGAAGTGCAAAAGCGGCAGGTTCTGATGATGTTATAGTTGTCGTTGGGCATGGGGCAGATGAAGTAAAGAGCATATTAAGTGATGATGTAAAATTTGCATATCAGGAAAAGCAACTTGGTACTGGACATGCAGTCATGATGGCAAAGGATATGCTACCTGATGAGGGTGATATAATGATTTTGACTGGTGATACACCTCTTATCACATCGGGAACTTTAAAAGAATTTTATGATTTTCATTTGAATGAGGGGAATTCTATAACTATATTATCTTCTATATTTGATGATCCGCAGGGCTACGGAAGAATTGTGAGGGGTTCTGATGGCGGTGTTTTAAAAATTGTAGAGGATAAAGATGCAGATGAAAAGATAAAAGGCATCCATGAGATAAATTCTGCCATGTACATTTTTAAATTGGATTATTTAAAGAAATCTCTTGAGCATATTAATAACAATAATGCACAGAGTGAATATTATCTGACGGATGCTATCGAAATTGTAAAAAACATGGGCGGCAAGATAGGAGCATACAAGGTTCATAGCGAAGAGATCATGGGTGTTAATTCGAGAGTCCAACTTGCTGAGGCAGAGAAAGTCATGAGGAAAAGAATAAATGAAAGACATATGTTAGAAGGTGTAACAATTATAGATCCTGATAATACCTATATAGGTCCGGATGTAAATATTGGTATAGATACAATAATTTATCCAGGGACCATAATTGAGGGTAATTCTACAATCGGCAAGGATTGCGAAATAGGACCAAATTCTCGTATAATCGATTCGGAGATTGGCAATGGATGTAAAATTATATTCTCAATGATTACTGAATCAAAACTCTGCAATAATATTAAACTTGGACCATTTGCGCAGATTAGACCGGATAGTGTAATACATGATAATGCAAAGCTTGGTAATTTTATTGAAATCAAAAAATCTATTATTGGGGAAGGTACAAAAGTACCACATCTCACTTATATAGGTGATGCAGAAGTTGGGAAGCGCGTCAATATGGGCTGTGGCTCAATAGTTGTAAATTACGATGGTAAGAGGAAGCACAAGACTACGATAGGTGATGATGTTTTTGTTGGATGCAATGTAAACCTCGTATCACCTGTTAAAGTAAATAATAATGCATTTATAGCAGCCGGTTCGACAATAACAGATGAGGTACCGGACGGTGCACTTGCTATTGCAAGATGTCGTCAGACAAACAAAGAAGGTTGGGTAGAAGGAAGAAGAAAAAAAGGAGGACTATAA